The Spiroplasma citri genome has a segment encoding these proteins:
- a CDS encoding DEAD/DEAH box helicase, whose translation MKSFSLEYIRSLTRLATFNNAEQLYQTKKITLLKIDEQQTSDDEKELMIYCQVATKHSGDYYDVNVVFALSNNLTFLTRQNCSCIDYNFQHQICQHIIAVLLFAFYESNNNLLTWRLFFTATDQLLTTFINKNKQTYALKERIITCECNLIIDSTLQQPPAVQLKLGYEGEQLFVIKNIYHFLIFLTKHALDSDYIKGYKISQKFIFYPNKSTLSPFAEKVIKFLQQEFINVSSFLQTQKMDFYGVSITKSFGFSSSQTDQFLSHIKGETIKLIIDGEEYSDVKISVEQYQPSLSIQQKDNIIQIINKKENPIILTSSQQSLFDAKQIFLLNHKDTFLLGPIYQTMVLTKHNKIIFTPQQTNDVIKEIVALLDYPDNTIQIDPIILNSLEKTPLVIESYFDFKNKEIMLRPLFRYGAITFDLLNKSNNDNKIVLRNVYHEQEYLTFCKQLGFVQKGHYFILNELEHVLKLLSKDILTLEKLSQIFYTDNFKNVRLIDFKVTSSTINVNQNNDWLEFDFKLSKLDYSDLGEILNAINHNQKYYQLTNGSIIDLQEQTLQKFATLINQFNFKQEQFAQGKLQVSKYHALTVYNNLDLWAEFNCHFNLDFDHLITKIKHLEQNEFSVPTPLTSMMFDFQKKGYFWLKTLASLGFGGILADEMGLGKTLQTISFILKEYELNQQMAPVLIIVPAALIYNWKTEIDRFAPMLQTLVIAGERKTREMLFTKITQGQVVITSYPLLRRDIHYYQQIFFQYCFLDEAQHIKNPHSINAKLVNTLKTGIRFALTGTPIENNLTELWSIFNFILPGFLLQHQQFQKRYEIPIIREQNEAVKKELLQKIAPFILRRLKQGVMSELPPKIENKILVEMTVRQKKIYAAYANAAREEINKILTAGQYQQNRLKIFATLTKLRQICCDPSILDKKYQNESAKLDALRDIFDDLAGSGHKILIFSQFTTVLKRIKAIVEEIGLQYFYLDGKTRSESRVLMTEKFNEDKIINVFLISLKAGGVGLNLTAADVVIHFDPWWNPSVENQATDRAHRFGQQNTVQVIKLIAKGTIEEKILTIQNNKQEVINAVLNNNSESANFTKFSEAELRNILEL comes from the coding sequence ATGAAAAGTTTTAGTCTTGAATACATTCGGAGTTTAACGAGGTTAGCAACATTTAATAATGCGGAACAGTTATATCAAACGAAAAAAATAACGTTATTAAAAATTGATGAACAGCAAACTTCCGATGATGAAAAAGAATTAATGATTTATTGTCAAGTAGCAACAAAACATAGTGGGGATTATTATGATGTTAATGTTGTTTTTGCTTTAAGTAATAATTTAACTTTTTTAACACGGCAAAATTGTAGTTGTATTGACTATAATTTTCAACATCAAATTTGTCAGCATATTATTGCTGTTTTGCTTTTTGCTTTTTATGAATCAAACAATAATTTACTTACATGACGATTATTTTTTACAGCAACTGATCAACTATTAACAACATTTATTAATAAAAATAAACAAACCTATGCCTTAAAAGAACGAATTATTACTTGTGAATGTAATTTAATTATTGATTCTACTTTGCAACAACCACCAGCCGTACAACTAAAGTTAGGATATGAAGGTGAGCAATTATTTGTTATTAAAAATATTTATCATTTTTTGATTTTTTTAACAAAACATGCCCTTGACTCAGATTATATAAAAGGTTACAAAATTTCACAAAAATTTATTTTTTATCCCAATAAAAGTACGCTTTCACCATTTGCTGAAAAAGTAATTAAGTTTTTGCAACAAGAGTTTATTAATGTTAGTAGTTTTTTACAAACACAGAAAATGGATTTTTATGGGGTATCAATTACAAAAAGTTTTGGGTTTTCATCATCACAAACTGATCAATTTTTAAGTCACATTAAAGGTGAAACAATTAAGCTAATAATTGATGGTGAAGAATATTCTGATGTTAAAATTAGTGTTGAGCAATATCAACCATCTTTATCTATTCAACAAAAAGATAATATTATTCAAATTATTAATAAAAAAGAAAATCCAATTATTTTAACATCATCTCAACAAAGTCTATTTGATGCTAAGCAAATTTTTTTATTAAATCATAAAGATACTTTTTTATTAGGTCCAATTTATCAAACAATGGTACTAACAAAACACAATAAAATTATATTTACTCCCCAACAAACTAATGATGTTATTAAAGAAATTGTTGCATTATTAGATTATCCAGATAATACGATTCAAATTGACCCTATAATTTTAAACTCATTAGAAAAAACACCATTAGTTATTGAAAGCTATTTTGATTTTAAAAACAAAGAAATTATGTTACGCCCTCTTTTTCGCTATGGAGCAATAACATTTGATTTACTAAATAAATCAAATAATGACAATAAAATTGTTTTACGAAATGTTTATCATGAGCAAGAATATTTAACATTTTGTAAGCAACTTGGTTTTGTTCAAAAAGGGCATTATTTTATACTAAATGAATTAGAACATGTTTTAAAATTATTATCAAAAGATATTTTAACATTAGAAAAACTTTCACAAATTTTTTATACTGATAATTTTAAAAATGTTCGTTTAATTGATTTTAAAGTAACAAGTAGTACAATTAATGTTAATCAAAATAACGACTGGTTAGAATTTGATTTTAAACTTTCAAAACTTGATTATTCGGATTTAGGTGAAATTTTAAATGCGATTAATCATAATCAAAAATATTATCAGTTAACAAATGGTAGCATTATTGATTTGCAAGAACAAACATTGCAAAAATTTGCAACCTTAATTAATCAGTTTAATTTTAAGCAAGAACAATTTGCACAAGGAAAATTGCAAGTTTCAAAATATCATGCATTAACAGTTTACAATAACTTAGATTTATGAGCTGAGTTCAATTGTCATTTTAACCTTGATTTTGATCATTTAATTACAAAAATTAAACATTTAGAACAAAATGAATTTAGTGTTCCAACACCTTTAACATCAATGATGTTCGATTTTCAAAAAAAAGGTTATTTTTGATTAAAAACTTTAGCTTCGTTAGGCTTTGGTGGTATTTTAGCAGATGAAATGGGATTAGGAAAAACATTACAAACAATTAGTTTTATCTTAAAAGAATATGAATTAAATCAGCAAATGGCACCAGTTTTAATTATTGTTCCAGCAGCATTAATTTATAATTGAAAAACGGAAATTGACCGGTTTGCACCTATGTTACAAACACTAGTTATTGCTGGTGAACGAAAAACGCGTGAAATGTTATTTACCAAAATTACGCAAGGGCAAGTGGTGATTACCTCTTATCCATTATTACGACGTGATATTCATTATTATCAACAAATTTTCTTTCAATATTGTTTTTTAGATGAAGCACAACATATTAAAAACCCACATTCAATTAATGCAAAACTAGTTAATACTTTAAAAACAGGAATTCGGTTTGCTTTGACAGGTACACCAATTGAAAATAATCTAACTGAATTATGATCAATTTTTAATTTTATTTTACCTGGTTTTTTATTACAACATCAACAATTCCAAAAGCGATATGAAATTCCAATTATTCGTGAACAAAATGAAGCAGTTAAAAAAGAATTATTACAAAAAATTGCACCGTTTATTTTGCGTCGTTTAAAACAAGGGGTAATGAGTGAATTACCACCAAAGATTGAAAATAAAATTTTAGTGGAAATGACAGTACGGCAAAAGAAAATTTATGCTGCATATGCTAATGCTGCGCGAGAAGAAATTAATAAAATTTTAACGGCAGGGCAATACCAACAAAATCGTTTAAAAATTTTTGCTACCTTAACTAAATTACGTCAAATTTGTTGTGACCCGAGTATTTTAGATAAAAAATATCAAAATGAAAGTGCTAAATTAGATGCATTACGAGATATTTTTGATGATCTTGCTGGTAGTGGTCATAAAATATTAATTTTTTCACAATTTACTACTGTTTTAAAACGAATTAAAGCAATTGTGGAAGAAATAGGTTTACAATACTTTTATTTAGACGGAAAAACTCGCTCGGAAAGTCGAGTGCTAATGACAGAAAAGTTTAATGAAGATAAAATAATTAATGTTTTTTTAATTTCATTAAAAGCTGGTGGAGTTGGTTTAAATTTAACAGCAGCAGATGTTGTTATTCATTTTGATCCATGATGAAATCCTTCGGTAGAGAATCAAGCAACAGACCGTGCTCATCGTTTTGGACAACAAAATACTGTTCAGGTAATAAAGTTGATTGCAAAAGGGACCATTGAAGAAAAAATTTTAACAATTCAAAATAATAAGCAAGAGGTAATCAATGCCGTTTTAAATAATAATTCGGAAAGTGCTAATTTTACAAAATTCTCAGAAGCAGAATTACGAAATATTCTTGAATTATAA
- a CDS encoding Holliday junction DNA helicase RuvB C-terminal domain-containing protein, translated as MFKLNFRKSIYHLFQQKPFSLGTLGQILNEPLLTITNNLGPFLLKKGYLLKTPRGRMLTSKAIQFLKNLT; from the coding sequence TTGTTTAAACTTAATTTTAGGAAAAGTATATATCATCTTTTTCAACAAAAACCATTTAGTTTAGGGACATTAGGTCAAATTTTAAACGAACCTCTTTTAACAATTACTAATAATTTGGGACCATTTTTATTAAAAAAAGGTTATTTATTGAAAACTCCACGAGGGCGGATGTTGACGTCTAAAGCAATTCAATTTTTAAAAAATTTAACATAA
- a CDS encoding protein translocase SecDF, variant type yields MGKKEQVKIIKEPKNKKAISRLIIRIGTLIVLIIAMIVGAFFSADSFRYSYRTGIVYSGGYQAQIDVFDKRDPNYSPDTPNGDSKKGLELLRNKLDPLSNQNLYLQTLGRNSVDVIVGKDMFKSYSELSKTIQRLGALYLTDSKGKDLLISDNNGTKERTPLSDVISGSVTGVDQARRPIITLEIKNQQKWDSIINSLKPSEGGRQAQPLYIWTDIGQMIDDLRHDTDNLQAIATLFSVDIRSKVSSTDWTNIYHIFDMEYYDNGTAQIQPGNLLDLALRYPISQVKEWMEDSRFRFTTLPTNRLLIDPNDKAATTNAYIDPLRPYLQTIIEYNSALTEAYKKYVINWNSIKIGTGAVENSNQITTSTETEARQISNLINGGLSGLEFTIRGYREIPPVVSANVFKISMIILGVLVLAIFIVLLVYYRLFGLIAILTLLFTIISTLYFSSLLKVEISPESIAALIIAFGLSLEGNLLFFSRYKRERYENNIPFEPAMKIANKQTIAVFVDALVVLIILGLSLFWTGTNNIKSFATILLVGLIIAIIMVFAVARLMYWIVIKLHWQEKYHWLDVSRFSLWTWLVKKQSRTLAMDVKKVDSSATDPPPKTELNVTANGETELAASTQAENKKPKQIKHGKWTFYNITKWTPIVGIILLIIALAIGFAGKANIANSIKPGINITINEDLWGTDGSKQVPDEVAIAKLKNQIEEYQQITHHNFSFNIYVIKRQDSGNSNRILVVSTNITKGTFERDLLSSIASFYGASPSDASLSLQQTDPVMEGYILKIAAISLAIALACIFVYTLFRLDWGQFVGMVLAAIFTLVVTIAIAIITQLLITFEMSIAFLTIFGFAIAFETMVMVRAKQNKKTINIREYETFFAYMSEHRAQIKRLRRAHKVYYQEELKKLAIKNPDLKLKALKKQYREQLHRVQLAAKDIKSKNHKIIREIRKEFRVYNYEHNFLQKVANVTIKQMLQHCLTLGIMFTILLITLAAFSGTWFGFNVVILIGLIIGMFVTLFVAIPIWVALEKYRALNKIRVKNYLDSQRVEVDEQVVVGIND; encoded by the coding sequence GTGGGAAAGAAAGAACAAGTTAAAATAATTAAAGAGCCAAAAAATAAAAAAGCAATAAGTCGGTTAATTATTCGAATAGGAACATTAATTGTTTTGATTATTGCTATGATTGTTGGTGCGTTTTTTTCCGCGGATAGTTTTCGTTATTCATATCGAACAGGAATTGTTTATTCAGGAGGATACCAAGCTCAAATTGATGTTTTTGACAAAAGAGACCCTAATTATTCACCTGATACCCCAAATGGAGATAGCAAAAAAGGTTTAGAATTATTACGAAATAAATTAGATCCTTTATCAAACCAAAATTTATATTTACAAACATTAGGGCGTAATTCGGTTGATGTAATTGTTGGAAAAGATATGTTTAAATCTTATAGTGAATTAAGTAAAACAATTCAACGATTAGGAGCACTTTACTTAACTGATAGTAAGGGAAAAGATTTATTAATTAGTGATAATAATGGCACAAAAGAACGAACACCATTAAGCGATGTTATTTCTGGTTCAGTAACAGGAGTTGACCAAGCACGTCGACCAATTATTACATTAGAAATTAAAAATCAACAAAAGTGAGATAGCATTATTAATAGTCTAAAGCCATCAGAAGGTGGAAGGCAAGCACAACCACTATATATTTGAACTGATATTGGTCAAATGATTGATGATTTACGACATGATACTGATAATCTGCAAGCAATTGCAACTTTGTTTAGTGTTGATATTCGTAGTAAAGTTTCTTCAACTGATTGAACAAATATTTATCATATTTTTGATATGGAATATTATGACAATGGTACAGCACAAATTCAACCTGGGAATTTGTTAGACTTAGCATTAAGGTATCCAATTTCGCAAGTTAAAGAATGAATGGAAGATAGTCGTTTTCGGTTTACAACATTGCCGACAAATCGCTTATTAATTGATCCAAACGATAAAGCTGCAACAACAAATGCGTATATTGATCCATTACGACCATATTTACAAACAATTATTGAATATAATAGTGCTTTGACAGAAGCATATAAAAAATATGTTATTAATTGAAATTCAATTAAAATTGGAACTGGTGCTGTCGAAAATTCAAATCAAATTACAACATCAACAGAGACTGAAGCTCGTCAAATTAGTAACTTGATTAATGGGGGATTAAGTGGTTTAGAATTTACTATTCGTGGTTATCGTGAAATCCCACCTGTTGTTTCAGCAAATGTGTTTAAAATCTCAATGATTATTTTAGGTGTTCTAGTTTTAGCCATTTTTATTGTATTATTAGTTTATTATCGTTTATTTGGTTTAATTGCCATATTAACCTTATTGTTTACAATTATTTCAACCTTGTATTTTTCATCTTTATTAAAGGTTGAAATTTCACCAGAAAGTATTGCAGCATTAATTATTGCTTTTGGATTATCGTTAGAAGGAAACTTGCTTTTCTTTTCACGGTACAAACGTGAGCGGTATGAAAATAATATCCCATTTGAGCCAGCAATGAAGATTGCCAATAAACAAACAATTGCTGTTTTTGTGGATGCTTTAGTTGTTTTAATCATATTAGGGTTATCACTATTTTGAACAGGAACTAATAATATTAAATCATTTGCCACAATTTTATTAGTTGGTTTAATTATTGCAATTATTATGGTTTTTGCCGTAGCGCGGTTAATGTATTGAATTGTCATTAAGTTACATTGACAAGAAAAATATCATTGATTAGATGTTTCACGATTTTCATTATGAACTTGATTGGTTAAAAAACAATCAAGAACCCTAGCTATGGATGTTAAGAAGGTGGATTCTTCAGCGACTGATCCTCCACCTAAGACCGAATTAAACGTTACTGCTAATGGTGAAACAGAATTAGCTGCTTCAACCCAAGCAGAAAATAAAAAACCTAAACAAATAAAACATGGAAAATGAACCTTTTATAATATTACAAAATGAACCCCAATTGTAGGAATAATTTTATTAATAATTGCTTTAGCAATCGGTTTTGCTGGAAAAGCAAATATTGCTAATTCAATTAAACCGGGAATTAATATTACAATTAATGAAGATTTATGAGGAACAGATGGGTCTAAGCAAGTTCCAGATGAAGTTGCAATTGCCAAGTTAAAAAATCAAATTGAAGAGTATCAACAAATAACACATCATAATTTTAGTTTCAATATTTATGTTATTAAACGACAAGATAGTGGAAACAGTAATCGTATTTTAGTTGTTAGTACGAATATTACCAAGGGAACTTTTGAACGTGATTTGTTATCAAGCATTGCTTCATTCTATGGTGCTAGCCCTAGTGATGCATCATTATCATTACAACAAACTGACCCAGTTATGGAAGGCTATATCTTAAAAATTGCGGCCATTAGCCTTGCAATTGCTTTAGCATGTATTTTTGTTTATACATTATTCCGATTAGATTGAGGACAGTTTGTTGGAATGGTGTTAGCTGCGATCTTTACGTTGGTTGTTACTATTGCTATTGCAATTATTACGCAGTTGTTAATTACCTTTGAAATGTCAATTGCTTTCTTAACAATTTTTGGTTTTGCAATTGCCTTTGAAACAATGGTGATGGTGCGAGCAAAACAAAATAAAAAAACAATTAATATCCGTGAGTATGAAACATTCTTTGCCTATATGTCAGAACATCGTGCTCAAATTAAACGTTTACGTCGTGCACATAAGGTTTATTATCAAGAGGAATTAAAAAAATTAGCAATAAAAAATCCAGATTTAAAATTAAAAGCGCTGAAAAAACAATACCGGGAACAATTACATCGGGTACAATTAGCAGCAAAAGATATTAAAAGTAAAAATCATAAAATAATTCGAGAAATTCGAAAAGAGTTTCGAGTTTATAATTATGAACATAACTTTTTACAAAAAGTTGCTAATGTTACGATTAAACAAATGTTACAACATTGTTTAACATTAGGAATTATGTTTACAATTTTATTAATTACTTTGGCAGCTTTTTCAGGAACATGATTTGGCTTTAATGTTGTTATTTTAATTGGTTTAATTATTGGTATGTTTGTGACATTATTTGTTGCAATCCCAATTTGAGTAGCATTAGAAAAATATCGTGCCTTAAATAAAATCCGTGTTAAAAATTACTTAGATTCACAACGTGTTGAAGTTGACGAACAAGTTGTTGTTGGGATTAATGATTAA
- a CDS encoding adenine phosphoribosyltransferase, protein MDLKKFIVDIPNYPERGVIFRDITPLLNNALAFTTVINQLAAYAVAQKATVIIAPEARGFLFGPAVSYSTNLRFIPVRKVGKLPRPVINVKYSYEYAENQLEIHAGDLQPSDRVLIVDDVLASGGTARAMCQLVNQEQATVAGLAFVIDLTYLNGKKDLDSYPIKTLIEY, encoded by the coding sequence ATGGATCTAAAAAAATTTATTGTTGATATTCCTAATTATCCAGAGAGAGGTGTTATTTTTCGTGATATTACTCCGTTGTTAAATAATGCCTTAGCTTTTACAACAGTGATTAATCAATTAGCAGCTTATGCTGTTGCCCAAAAAGCAACCGTAATTATTGCTCCTGAAGCACGTGGCTTTTTGTTTGGGCCAGCTGTTAGTTATTCTACCAATTTACGATTTATTCCTGTGCGAAAAGTAGGAAAATTACCACGACCAGTTATTAATGTAAAGTATAGTTACGAATATGCGGAAAATCAATTAGAAATTCATGCTGGAGATTTACAGCCAAGTGATCGTGTGTTAATTGTTGATGATGTTTTAGCATCGGGAGGAACAGCTCGGGCAATGTGTCAATTAGTTAACCAAGAGCAAGCAACAGTTGCTGGATTGGCATTTGTGATTGATTTAACATATTTAAATGGTAAAAAAGATTTAGATTCATATCCAATTAAAACCCTGATTGAATATTAA